One window of the Benincasa hispida cultivar B227 chromosome 3, ASM972705v1, whole genome shotgun sequence genome contains the following:
- the LOC120073411 gene encoding aconitate hydratase: MATENPFNSILKTLENPEGGVFGKYYSLPALNDPRIERLPYSIRILLESAIRNCDEFAVKAKDVEKIIDWENTSPKLVEIPFKPARVLLQDFTGVPAVVDLACMRDAMNRLGGDSNKINPLVPVDLVIDHSVQVDVAKTENAVQANMELEFKRNRERFGFLKWGSSAFHNMLVVPPGSGIVHQVNLEYLGRVVFNTNGLLYPDSVVGTDSHTTMIDGLGVAGWGVGGIEAEAAMLGQPMSMVLPGVVGFKLIGKLRNGVTATDLVLTVTQMLRKHGVVGKFVEFYGEGMGELSLADRATIANMSPEYGATMGFFPVDHVTLQYLKLTGRKDETISMIESYLRANKMFVDYSEPQVERVYSSHIELNLSDVEPCISGPKRPHDRVPLKEMKADWHACLDNRVGFKGFAIPKEAQVKVVEFSFHGSPAQLRHGDVVIAAITSCTNTSNPSVMLGAALVAKKACELGLEVKPWIKTSLAPGSGVVTKYLAKSGLQKYLNQLGFHIVGYGCTTCIGNSGDIDESVASAITENDIVAAAVLSGNRNFEGRVHPLTRANYLASPPLVVAYALAGTVDIDFESEPIGVGKDGKKVFFGDIWPTSEEVAEVVHSNVLPDMFRATYQAITEGNATWNLLSVPEGTLYSWDPTSTYIHEPPYFKDMSMSPPGPHGVKNAYCLLNFGDSITTDHISPAGSIHKDSPAAKYLLERGVDRRDFNSYGSRRGNDEIMARGTFANIRIVNKLLKGEVGPKTIHIPSGEKLSVFDAAMRYKSDGHDTIILAGAEYGSGSSRDWAAKGPMLLGVKAVIAKSFERIHRSNLVGMGIIPLCFKAGEDAESLGLTGHERYTIDLPSNVGEIRPGQDVTVVTETGKSFSCVLRFDTEVELAYFDHGGILQYVIRNLIHSKH, encoded by the exons ATGG CGACGGAAAACCCTTTCAATAGCATCTTGAAGACCCTTGAGAATCCTGAAGGGGGTGTGTTTGGAAAGTACTATAGCTTGCCTGCTCTGAACGATCCTAGAATCG AAAGGCTTCCATACTCCATTCGGATACTTCTCGAATCTGCCATTCGAAACTGCGATGAGTTCGCAGTTAAGGCTAAGGATGTCGAGAAGATTATTGATTGGGAGAATACCTCTCCCAAACTGGTTGAAATTCCTTTCAAACCTGCTAGAGTGCTGCTTCAG GATTTTACTGGCGTGCCTGCTGTTGTTGATCTTGCTTGCATGCGAGATGCAATGAACAGGCTTGGTGGTGATTCCAACAAGATCAATCCATTG GTTCCAGTAGATCTTGTCATTGACCACTCAGTTCAGGTCGATGTGGCAAAAACAGAAAATGCAGTACAGGCAAATATGGAACTTGAATTTAAACGAAATAGAGAAAGATTTGGCTTTCTGAAATGGGGATCAAGTGCTTTCCATAACATGCTTGTTGTACCTCCAGGATCTGGTATAGTTCACCAG GTTAATCTGGAATACCTTGGCCGAGTGGTATTCAACACAAATGGCTTGCTTTACCCTGATAGTGTTGTGGGAACTGATTCACACACAACGATGATTGACGGATTGGGCGTTGCTGGTTGGGGTGTTGGTGGGATAGAAGCAGAAGCTGCAATGCTTGGACAG cCCATGAGCATGGTCTTGCCTGGCGTTGttggttttaaattaattggaaagCTGAGAAATGGTGTAACAGCTACAGACTTGGTTTTGACTGTGACTCAAATGCTCAGGAAGCATGGTGTTGTTGGCAAATTTGTGGAGTTTTATG GGGAAGGTATGGGTGAACTATCTTTGGCCGACCGTGCCACAATTGCCAACATGTCCCCTGAATACGGTGCAACAATGGGGTTCTTTCCTGTGGATCATGTCACCCTGCAGTATCTAAAACTGACCGGAAGAAAAGATGAAACG ATTTCTATGATTGAGTCCTACCTGCGGGCGAACAAGATGTTTGTAGACTACAGTGAG CCTCAAGTTGAAAGAGTGTACTCCTCTCATATAGAACTGAATCTTTCCGATGTCGAACCATGCATATCAGGTCCAAAAAG ACCACATGATCGAGTTCccttaaaagaaatgaaagccGATTGGCATGCATGCCTTGACAACAGAGTTGGATTCAAG GGTTTTGCCATACCAAAGGAAGCTCAAGTGAAGGTTGTAGAGTTCAGTTTTCATGGATCCCCAGCCCAGCTTAGGCATGGGGATGTTGTAATTGCAGCTATCACTAGCTGCACAAATACCTCAAACCCAAGCGTTATGCTTGGAGCTGCTTTGGTGGCTAAGAAAGCTTGTGAGCTTGGGCTAGAG GTTAAGCCCTGGATTAAGACAAGTCTTGCTCCAGGCTCCGGGGTGGTGACGAAATATTTGGCGAAGAG TGGTTTGCAAAAGTATCTTAATCAGCTAGGATTCCATATTGTTGGGTATGGATGTACTACATGCATTGGCAATTCAGGAGATATTGATGAGTCCGTTGCGTCAGCAATTACTGAAAATG ACATAGTTGCTGCGGCCGTATTGTCTGGAAATAGAAATTTTGAGGGTCGTGTACACCCTTTGACGAGGGCTAACTACCTTGCTTCTCCTCCTCTTGTTGTTGCCTATGCTCTTGCTGGCACT GTGGATATCGACTTCGAAAGTGAGCCTATTGGGGTGGGAAAAGATGGAAAGAAAGTATTCTTTGGGGACATTTGGCCAACTAGCGAAGAAGTTGCAGAA GTTGTACACTCAAATGTGTTGCCTGACATGTTTCGGGCCACGTACCAAGCAATCACTGAAGGAAATGCAACTTGGAATCTTTTATCCGTTCCTGAAGGAACACTCTACTCCTGGGACCCAACGTCGACGTACATTCACGAGCCTCCATATTTCAAAGATATGAGCATGTCTCCTCCAGGGCCTCATGGTGTCAAAAACGCATACTGCTTGCTCAATTTTGGTGATAGTATTACAACGGATCACATCTCACCTGCTGGTAGCATCCATAAAGACAGTCCTGCTGCTAAGTACCTTCTCGAACGTGGGGTTGATAGAAGAGATTTCAACTCTTATGGCAGTCGCCGTGGTAATGACGAGATTATGGCGCGTGGCACTTTTGCCAACATTCGCATAGTCAATAAACTATTGAAGGGGGAAGTTGGACCCAAGACAATTCACATCCCCAGTGGGGAGAAACTTTCTGTATTTGATGCTGCAATG AGGTACAAGAGCGACGGGCACGATACAATCATTCTGGCTGGTGCCGAGTATGGAAGCGGAAGTTCACGTGATTGGGCTGCCAAGGGGCCAATGCTTCTG GGTGTCAAAGCAGTTATAGCAAAGAGCTTTGAGCGTATACACCGCAGCAACTTGGTCGGTATGGGTATTATTCCTCTATGTTTCAAGGCTGGGGAGGATGCAGAATCTCTCGGGTTGACCGGGCACGAGCGTTACACCATCGATCTTCCAAGCAATGTGGGTGAAATCAGACCTGGTCAGGATGTGACTGTGGTGACAGAAACTGGAAAGTCATTCAGTTGTGTTCTAAGATTCGACACGGAG GTGGAACTGGCATACTTTGATCATGGTGGAATTTTGCAGTATGTGATCAGGAACTTGATCCACTCAAAGCACTAA